The following proteins are co-located in the Fusarium verticillioides 7600 chromosome 7, whole genome shotgun sequence genome:
- a CDS encoding serine/threonine protein kinase has protein sequence MRGPHGEHEVFVMSPLGMSLCTLQELQKDRVFQQTLVTSALDQTLLGLNYLHDADVIHTDIHSDNLLVALTDDSILSTVEENELHRPSARKFVDDTIIHVSQYMLGGAGALTICDLGQARIGKVHRGNAMPLPYRAPEVILGMTWGNSVDVWSVGLLAWNLLHKHGIFREYDKSEELNDAYHLAAITALLGPPLDVFLRKGDKTRKYWDAEGKWHGPVPLPSKGGLQSLETNLSGEDRDRFIEFMGGLLTWLPEDRLSSAEDTFTPG, from the exons ATGAGGGGTCCACATGGTGAGCATGAAGTCTTTGTTATGTCACCCTTGGGGATGAGTCTTTGTACTCTACAGGAATTGCAGAAAGATAGAGTCTTCCAGCAAACTCTTGTCACATCTGCTCTCGACCAGACATTGCTTGGGCTCAATTATCTTCACGATGCTGATGTGATTCATACGG ACATTCACTCAgacaatcttcttgttgcATTAACCGACGATTCGATCCTCTCTACTGTGGAGGAAAATGAGCTTCACCGGCCCTCAGCACGAAAGTTTGTCGACGATACGATCATTCACGTCTCGCAGTATATGCTGGGAGGTGCTGGGGCTCTCACAATCTGCGATCTCGGACAGGCACGCATCGGCAAGGTGCACCGGGGCAACGCAATGCCGCTACCATATCGTGCTCCTGAAGTCATTCTCGGCATGACTTGGGGTAATTCGGTGGATGTTTGGAGCGTGGGCCTTTTA GCCTGGAACCTTTTGCACAAGCACGGGATCTTCCGTGAGTACGACAAATCTGAAGAGCTTAATGATGCTTATCATTTGGCGGCGATAACTGCGCTACTTGGACCACCGCTGGATGTTTTCCTCAGGAAGGGCGACAAGACGCGCAAGTACTGGGATGCTGAGGGGAAATGGCATGGCCCAGTTCCTCTCCCGTCTAAGGGCGGGCTGCAATCTCTGGAAACGAACTTGTCTGGGGAGGATAGAGATCGATTTATAGAATTTATGGGCGGCCTACTTACCTGGCTTCCAGAGGATCGGCTTAGTAGTGCCGAGGATACTTTCACCCCTGGCTAA
- a CDS encoding acetyltransferase, translated as MSSPPFTIRSHQPGDMGYITYRHGAVYAQEYGFNYRFESLISRITADFLDNLKPDLEGCWIAEKDGSFLGCIMLVQDKKPKTAKLRLLLVDESARGLGVGTALIQKCIDFARGAGYEHIDLWTQSILEGARRLYKRAGFEMIETQNHNDWGVELTGEFWTLTL; from the coding sequence ATGTCTTCCCCGCCTTTCACCATTCGCAGCCACCAACCCGGTGACATGGGTTACATAACCTACAGACACGGTGCAGTCTACGCCCAAGAATACGGCTTCAACTATCGCTTCGAATCTCTTATTTCAAGAATCACTGCCGACTTCCTCGATAATTTAAAGCCCGACCTAGAAGGCTGTTGGATTGCTGAAAAAGACGGGTCATTCCTCGGCTGTATCATGTTGGTTCAGGACAAAAAGCCCAAAACCGCAAAGCTACGACTGCTATTGGTGGATGAAAGCGCAAGAGGTCTTGGCGTCGGAACGGCCTTGATCCAGAAATGCATCGATTTCGCGAGAGGAGCGGGGTATGAGCACATTGATCTTTGGACTCAAAGTATCCTCGAGGGCGCGCGTCGACTATATAAAAGGGCAGGGTTCGAAATGATTGAGACGCAGAATCACAATGATTGGGGCGTTGAATTGACAGGGGAGTTCTGGACGCTAACACTATGA
- a CDS encoding glucan 1,6-alpha-glucosidase, whose translation MTVSRRSKQWWKQAIIYQIYPASFCDSNGDGMGDLQGIISKLDYIASLGVDVIWVCPMYDSPQVDMGYDISNYEDVYAPYGTLQDMEELIRKTHEKGMKIMLDLVINHTSDKHAWFEESRLSKDSPKRDWYIWRPAKYSPDGQRLPPNNWRSNFGGGSVWEWDETTGEYYLHLFAKEQPDLNWENPETRRAIYASSMEFWLDRGVDGFRVDTVNMYSKLQDFPDAPITDPKAKYQPAGLLYCNGPRMHEFLGEMNEILERYGAITVGELPHTPDLEKVLRYVSAKEKQLNMVFQFDVVDTGFGKTHKYETTPKNYTLPQLKDAVGRTQSLIQGTDAWTTVFMENHDQARSVSRFTNDSPEYRVAGAKLLALLQSCLSGTQYVYQGQEIGSVNAPKESYPLENYLDIESYQFLDIVKERSNDEQEIDKAFNALQHLARDHARIPICWSDAKHGGFSEAAGQDAKEPWMQAHPLSREINVASQLKDPNSVLLFWKKALHFRKEFSDLMVYGDYKLIRREDPDVFAFVKESQVDGSKVAVVLNFSTEEKTLSPLAGEELGVSGQDVTLVPILSTHSGKEETGVLSPFEGRVYLVT comes from the coding sequence atgaCTGTCAGCAGACGCTCGAAACAATGGTGGAAGCAGGCCATCATCTACCAAATCTACCCTGCATCCTTCTGCGACTCTAACGGTGATGGCATGGGTGATCTCCAAGGCATCATATCCAAGCTGGACTATATCGCCAGCCTAGGCGTTGATGTCATCTGGGTATGTCCCATGTATGACAGCCCGCAGGTCGACATGGGTTATGATATCTCCAATTACGAAGATGTCTACGCCCCATACGGTACTCTCCAGGATATGGAAGAGTTGATCCGCAAGACGCACGAAAAGGGCATGAAGATTATGCTCGATCTTGTGATTAACCATACTTCTGACAAACACGCTTGGTTTGAGGAGTCAAGACTCAGCAAAGACAGCCCCAAGCGCGATTGGTACATTTGGAGACCTGCCAAGTACTCTCCAGATGGCCAACGTCTTCCCCCAAATAACTGGCGCTCCAATTTCGGTGGCGGTAGTGTTTGGGAGTGGGACGAGACAACGGGAGAGTATTACCTACACCTCTTTGCCAAAGAACAGCCCGATCTCAATTGGGAGAACCCAGAGACGCGTCGGGCCATTTATGCTTCATCAATGGAGTTTTGGCTAGACAGGGGCGTCGATGGCTTCAGAGTCGACACCGTCAACATGTACTCCAAGCTCCAAGACTTTCCCGACGCGCCGATCACCGACCCCAAAGCGAAATACCAACCTGCTGGTCTTCTCTACTGCAACGGACCCCGAATGCACGAGTTTCTCGGCGAGATGAACGAGATTCTCGAGCGGTATGGGGCTATTACAGTGGGAGAACTTCCTCACACACCGGATCTGGAAAAGGTCCTGAGATATGTTAGCGCGaaagagaagcagctcaacatGGTATTCCAGTTTGATGTTGTGGATACCGGGTTTGGAAAGACACATAAGTACGAGACGACACCCAAGAATTATACACTCCCTCAGCTGAAAGATGCTGTTGGGAGGACGCAGAGTCTGATTCAGGGGACTGATGCTTGGACGACTGTGTTTATGGAGAACCATGATCAGGCACGCTCTGTATCACGATTCACAAACGATAGTCCAGAGTACCGAGTCGCAGgtgccaagcttcttgcttTGCTGCAGTCTTGTCTGAGTGGTACACAATATGTCTACCAAGGACAGGAAATTGGGTCCGTCAACGCACCAAAGGAGAGCTACCCATTGGAGAACTacctcgatatcgagagtTACCAATTCCTCGACATAGTCAAGGAGCGATCAAACGATGAACAAGAGATCGACAAGGCCTTCaatgctcttcaacacctAGCTCGAGATCACGCCCGCATCCCCATCTGCTGGAGTGACGCCAAGCACGGCGGTTTCTCCGAAGCAGCAGGCCAAGACGCCAAAGAACCCTGGATGCAAGCCCATCCTCTATCACGCGAGATCAACGTCGCATCTCAGCTGAAGGATCCAAACAGCGTGCTATTATTTTGGAAGAAAGCGCTGCATTTCAGAAAAGAGTTTTCTGATCTGATGGTGTATGGAGATTATAAGCTTATCCGAAGGGAGGACCCTGATGTTTTCGCTTTTGTCAAGGAGTCGCAGGTTGATGGTTCCAAGGTTGCGGTTGTTTTGAACTTTAGTACTGAGGAGAAGACGTTGAGTCCTCTGGCCGgtgaagagcttggtgttAGTGGACAGGATGTCACGTTGGTGCCTATTTTGTCGACACATTCCGGAAAGGAGGAGACTGGTGTTTTGTCGCCGTTTGAGGGAAGAGTTTACTTGGTTACTTAG
- a CDS encoding 4-coumarate-CoA ligase codes for MAVTLFAPDEFDVSHAGVGYLVPNMQIKILKDDGQMAGYDEEGEALIRGPNAFKGYYRNPEASREILEGGWLKTGDIVTMDKGGLLKIVDRKKELIKVKGFQVAPCEIEGVLLEHEHVIDCAVVRVIRDGREHPRAFIVRSDNKITGTDIMEFLEARLSAHKKPTGGIVFVDAIPKSPSGKILRRMLQEPASREIAHL; via the exons ATGGCTGTCACTCTGTTCGCCCCAGATGAATTTGATGTCTCGCATGCAGGTGTTGGATATCTCGTTCCGAATATGCAAATTAAGATACTCAAAGATGATGGTCAAATGGCTGGAtacgatgaagaaggagaagcacTGATTAGAGGACCAAACGCCTTCAAGGGATATTACAGAAACCCAGAGGCATCGAGGGAGATCCTAGAGGGTGGGTGGCTCAAGACTGGAGATATTGTCACGATGGACAAGGGTGGACTCTTAAAAATTGTCGATCGCAAGAAG gagctcatcaaagtGAAGGGCTTTCAGGTAGCCCCCTGCGAGATTGAGGGGGTACTTCTCGAACATGAGCATGTCATAGACTGTGCAGTCGTCCGAGTGATTAG AGACGGACGAGAACATCCACGAGCATTTATTGTACGCAGCGATAACAAGATCACTGGTACAGATATCATGGAATTCCTGGAAGCGCGGCTCTCAGCGCATAAAAAGCCTACTGGAGGAATCGTATTTGTGGATGCCATACCTAAATCGCCGTCGGGCAAGATTCTGCGTCGGATGCTACAAGAGCCGGCATCTAGAGAAATAGCTCATCTCTAG